GGGCAACGTGTTTGAACGCGCACGCCTGCAGCCCGGTGAGCGGTTACTGGTGCACGGTGGCAGCAGCGGTATCGGCACTACTGCCATTCAATTGGCCGTAGCACATGGTGCCGAGGTCTACGCCACCGCCGGCAGCGCAGAAAAATGCCGGGCCTGTGAACAACTGGGCGCGCGCGCGGCCATCAATTACCGCGAGCAGGACTTCGTGACCGAGCTGAAAGCCCGCGTGCCCGAGGGCCTGGATGTGATTCTGGACATGGTGGGCGGCGACTATGTGGCGCGCAATCTGGAACTGGCGGCGGTGGAGGGGCGCATTGTGAACATTGCCTTCCTGCAGGGCCCCAAGGTCGATATCAACCTGCTGCCGGTGATGCTCAAACGCCTGACCCTCACCGGCTCTACCCTGCGCGCGCAGCCCAACGCCGCCAAAGCGTCCATTGCCAGTGCGCTGCATTCGAAGGTGTGGCCGTGGCTGGAGTCAGGTAAAATCCGCCCGGTCATTCATGCCACCTACCCGTTGGCGCAGGTGGCCGAGGCCCACAAGCTGATGGAGTCTTCCCGGCATGTGGGCAAAATTGTATTAACTGTAGATTGAGGTAAGCGTGGAAAAATTTATTGAAAACCTGATGTACAACTCGCGCTGGCTGCTGGCCCCTATTTATCTGGGCCTGAGTCTGGCGGTGATCGCGCTGGGCATTATGTTCTTCAAGGAAATGGTACACCTGCTGTTCCATATCTTTACCCTCACCGAAGCCGACATGATCCTCATCGTGTTGAGCCTTATTGATATCGCCATGGTGGGCGGGCTGTTGGTGATGGTGATGATGAGCGGCTACGAAAACTTCGTATCTCAACTGGACATTGACGACAGCAAAGAAAAGCTCAGCTGGCTGGGTAAAATGGATGCTTCGTCGTTGAAAGCAAAAATCGCCGCCAGCATCGTGGCCATTTCGTCCATTCACCTGCTGAAAATTTTTATGGCGGCAGAAAAAATCGATAACGACAAATTAATGTGGTATGTCCTCATTCACATGACCTTCGTCGCATCTGCCTTCCTGATGGGTTACCTGGATAAACTGACCAAGCACTGATGCAATTCAACCACTTCAATTTAGAGGTTCCCGCCGATCAACTGGACAAGGTAAAACAGTTTTACCAGCAGGTCTTTGGTTGGCGGGAAGGTGACCGGCCGGCGTTTTCCCGGCCCGGTTACTGGTTGTATGAAGGCGACTTGCCCATTTTGCATCTGGTGCAACACCGTGGCGGGCAAACCGCAGCTGGCAATGGCGCACTCAATCATCTGGCATTCCGCACCTCTCAGCTCGCCGCCTTCCGCAACACCCTCGATAAACTCAATATTCCTTACCGCCAGGTGATATTGGCAGATGCCGGCATCAGCCAGTTATTTTTTCACGACCCCACCGGTCTTAAACTCGAGGTGAATGGGCCCGCACTATGACAGCCAAACCATTGGACGGTATTCGCGTAATAGAAATGGGCCAGTTGATTGCGGGCCCCTTCACCGGCTGTATCCTCGGCTATTTCGGTGCCGAAGTAATCAAAATTGAACCGCCCGAAGGCGGCGACCCGTTGCGCGGCTGGCGCGCACTGGATGACACCGGCACCTCCTATTGGTGGCGCGCACTGGCGCGCAACAAAAAATCGGTCACGCTGGATTTGCGCCAGCAACAAGGTCAGGCGCTGGCAGGGCGCTTGATTGAGAAGGCTGACGTACTGGTGGAAAACTTCCGCCCCGGTGTGATGGAAAAATGGGGCCTGGGTCCCGCGGTATTCGAACAGCGCAACCCGGCATTGGTGTACGCGCGCATTTCCGGCTTCGGCCAAACCGGCCCCTATGCCCACAAACCCGGCTTTGCGTCTGTGTGCGAAGGCATGAGCGGTTTTCGTTACGTGAACGGTTTTCCCGGTGAAGCGCCGGTGCGGCCCAACCTTTCCATTGGCGACACCATCGCCGGCCTGCACGCCGCCCTCGGTATTGCGTTGGCAATTCTCGCCAAACAAGGCTCCGGCAAGGGCCAGGTGGTGGACGTGGCGTTGGTGGAATCCATGTTTAATTTAATGGAAGGCGTGGTGCCGGAATATTCCGGTGCGGGCCTGGTGCGCGAAGCCGCCGGTACCACCGTGACCGGCATTGTGCCCACCAATACCTACCGATGTAACAACGGCAAATACGTAGTGATTGGCGGCAACGGCGATTCCATTTACAAGCGCCTCATGGTCGCCATTGGTCGCGAGGATCTGGCCAATGACCCGCGCATGGCCAACAACGTCGGCCGGGTAGAGCACCAGGTAGCCATCGATAACGCCATTGCCGGCTGGTGTCTGGCGCACAGCAGCGATGAAGTGATTCACGCGCTGGAGCAGGAGCGTGTACCGGTAGGCCCCATTTACAGCGTGCAAGACCAGTTCAACGATCCGCACTTTCAGGCTCGCGGCCTGTTTGAGCAGGTGGAGATAGATGGCAAACCGCTGGAGATTCCCGCGATTTTGCCGCGCCTGGCAAACACGCCCGGCGAAACCCGCTGGCCGGGTGGTGCCATCGGCAGTCATAACAAAGCGGTACTGGGCGAACTGTTAGGGCTTTCAGAAACTGAATTGGCAGCGCTCGCTGAAGCCGGTGTGATTGCCAGCGGGGCCGCCAGTTGAGGCGCTCATGGCTGTTGCTGGGGCTGGCCTGGTGTGCAAGCCTTGGCGCACAAACCCGCGACTATGTGGGCAGCCAGGCCTGTAAAAGCTGCCACGCACAGGAATACACAGAATGGCAAAGCTCCGATCATCACGGCGCCATGCAGCCGGCCACGGCCGAGTGGGTGTTGGGTGATTTCGGGAACCATGAATTCCGGTTCGGCGGTGTTGTGTCCCGTTTTTTTCAGCGCGACGGCAAATACTGGGTAACCACCGATAACGCCGCGGGTGAACTGCAAACCTTTCAGGTGCTCTATACCCTGGGCGTGCGGCCGCTACAGCAATATGTGATAGACACAGGCAGTGGTCGCTACCAGATGCTTACCATTGCCTGGGATGCGCGACCAAAAACCGACGGTGGCCAGCGCTGGTTTCACCTGCAAACCGAACAGGATGCCGCTGCGGGTTCGCCCCTGCATTGGACCGGCACCTTTTACAATTGGAATACCCGCTGCGCCGCCTGTCATACCACTAACTTAAAAAAACATTACGCTACCACCAGCAAAACCTACAACACCCAATGGGATGAAGTGACGGTGGGCTGTGAAGCCTGCCACGGCCCGGCTGCACAACATGTTAAATGGGCCGCCAAGCCCGATGCGCAGGTGGCGCTGAAGGGATTTTTGCAATCACTCGATGACCGTGGCGACTGGGCCATGCCGAAAGACAGTCACACCCTCAAGCGCACCGATGGCCTGCGCCCTCAGCAGCAGCTCACCCAATGTGCCCATTGTCATTCGCGTCGCCAGCAAATAAC
This region of Simiduia agarivorans SA1 = DSM 21679 genomic DNA includes:
- a CDS encoding NAD(P)H-quinone oxidoreductase — its product is MRFVDLPQFGAADVMRLADGPAPVAGPGEVLIRVAAAGVNRPDVVQRLGRYPAPAGHSPILGLEVAGHIAALGDGVTGFAIGQAVCALTNGGGYAEQVTVPAGQCLPAPAGLSLIQAAALPETLFTVWGNVFERARLQPGERLLVHGGSSGIGTTAIQLAVAHGAEVYATAGSAEKCRACEQLGARAAINYREQDFVTELKARVPEGLDVILDMVGGDYVARNLELAAVEGRIVNIAFLQGPKVDINLLPVMLKRLTLTGSTLRAQPNAAKASIASALHSKVWPWLESGKIRPVIHATYPLAQVAEAHKLMESSRHVGKIVLTVD
- a CDS encoding TIGR00645 family protein, whose translation is MEKFIENLMYNSRWLLAPIYLGLSLAVIALGIMFFKEMVHLLFHIFTLTEADMILIVLSLIDIAMVGGLLVMVMMSGYENFVSQLDIDDSKEKLSWLGKMDASSLKAKIAASIVAISSIHLLKIFMAAEKIDNDKLMWYVLIHMTFVASAFLMGYLDKLTKH
- a CDS encoding VOC family protein, giving the protein MQFNHFNLEVPADQLDKVKQFYQQVFGWREGDRPAFSRPGYWLYEGDLPILHLVQHRGGQTAAGNGALNHLAFRTSQLAAFRNTLDKLNIPYRQVILADAGISQLFFHDPTGLKLEVNGPAL
- a CDS encoding CaiB/BaiF CoA transferase family protein; the encoded protein is MTAKPLDGIRVIEMGQLIAGPFTGCILGYFGAEVIKIEPPEGGDPLRGWRALDDTGTSYWWRALARNKKSVTLDLRQQQGQALAGRLIEKADVLVENFRPGVMEKWGLGPAVFEQRNPALVYARISGFGQTGPYAHKPGFASVCEGMSGFRYVNGFPGEAPVRPNLSIGDTIAGLHAALGIALAILAKQGSGKGQVVDVALVESMFNLMEGVVPEYSGAGLVREAAGTTVTGIVPTNTYRCNNGKYVVIGGNGDSIYKRLMVAIGREDLANDPRMANNVGRVEHQVAIDNAIAGWCLAHSSDEVIHALEQERVPVGPIYSVQDQFNDPHFQARGLFEQVEIDGKPLEIPAILPRLANTPGETRWPGGAIGSHNKAVLGELLGLSETELAALAEAGVIASGAAS